Within Mucilaginibacter inviolabilis, the genomic segment CTGTTTAATTTCACTGGCTGACAGATTTTCTGCTATCGCTTTTTCTATTAGCGGAATCAGTTCATCATCCGGCGCGAAACGCAGAGCAGCTATCTGCGCTATGGTAAGCCGGCTATCCATCGGTTTGCGGGTAAGTATAAAATAACGTAAACCCTCCTCGGCACGAATGGCCCTGTCCTGCGCTTTTAGCGGGAACATACGTATAAACAGGCTCATGAGCAAACAACAACCAAAAAGCAGCAGGATGAGCAATGCACTCAATAAGTTGGCCGAATGCCATTGCAATACTACATTAACAACTGAAACTATCAATCCAAAAATGAGCATAGCGCTCAGCAAATAATGAAATCCTATAACAGTGCGTTTGTGATTGGTCAGGTTTTGAGATGCCATGGTTTGTTTTTGAGCGAAAGATACCACTAAATTAATATCCTTACTCTTTGCTCCAAAAATCCTTGCTCCTAAATTCATTATTACAATCGGGTTATAATATTTTTAAACAATGCAGGCATATTTGAGTTGATTTTAATAACAACAACTTATACTATGGCAAACACATTTGAAAAAACGTTCACTTTAGGTGGCGACTATACCATAAATCGCCTGGGCTACGGTGCCATGCGCATTACCGGCCAGGGTATTTGGGGCCCGCCTAAAGACAAGGATGAATGCATCCGTGTACTTAAACGCGCTGTTGAACTTGGCGTAAATTTCATTGATACCGCCGACAGCTATGGCCCCAACGTTTCAGAAGAGCTGATAGCCGAAGCGCTTGCACCATACCCTGCCGGACTGATCATAGGAACCAAGGGCGGTTTCCTGCGTACAGGCCCCAATCAGTGGAATATTGATTCATCCCCGGCTCACCTGCAGGAAGCCCTGGAAGGTAGCTTAAAACGCCTGAAACAGGACAGTATCGACTTGTATCAACTCCACAGGATAGACCCTAACATACCCGCCGAAAAAACTTTTGAGTTTTTACAAAAAGCACAACGGGAGGGCAAAATCAAGCATATTGGTCTGTCGGAAGTAAGCGTCGATCAGATTAAACATGCCCAGCAGTTTTTCGAAGTGGTATCCGTTCAAAATATGTACAGTGTGGATAACCGTAAATGGGAGGCCGAGCTGCAATATACCCGCGAGCAAAACATCGCCTTTATACCCTGGTACCCATTAGGTGGTGGTAATGTAAAAGGCGAACAGATATTACAGGGTGTGGCCGATAAATATAGCGCAACTATACACCAGGTTGCCCTGAGCTGGTTACTGCACCACTCACCAAACATCCTGCTTATTCCGGGTACATCAACCGTGGAACATCTGGAAGAGAATATGAAAGCAGCTGATATAAAACTGGATGATGCCGACCTGCTGATTCTTGAGGGTCTGAAAGACACCAAATAAACAAGCCCATAAACCAGGAAAAATAAAGGGATGCCATCAAATACGGGTATCCTTTTATTTTTGTATCATCATCAAATACATGAAGAGTAAAGAAGAGATCCTGAACAGCTATAATACCACCGGCAACGATGGTTTACCCGAAATATCGGCTCCCGACCTACTAAAGGCCATGGAGACTTACAAAGAACTATACGCAGAGGCTGCCTTCAACGCGGCCCGCCAAATGAAGGATAATGCCTATGAATTTACTACCTATGCCGATTACGTCAGCCATATCCGCCAGGAGGCCCGCCAGTTAGAGGAGAACCGCGACGGATTTACCGGGGCCATTACCCTGGCTGCCAACAGCGTACTACCGCATTTTATACCCCACGATCGCTCCGTAAAAGAATTTTCCTTCAACTTTACTATGCAGGGTAAAACTTATACCGCGTTTTATAAAAAAGATGCTGATGGCTATTGGCAATTAAACAACTGGACCGCCGCCGATTAATATGCTGGCAGGCTAAGCGATCAAGCGCAGTAATATTCTGGTGGGCCGGCTATCCAACCACAGCTACTTTAAACGGCTTTACATCAACCGATTCCCATATTTTTTGGGTGATGTAGGGATCACTTTGCCGCCATGCTTCCAGCGCTTCATCAGTTTCAAACTGCATGATCATTACGGAGCCTATCATATTACCGTCGTCATTCAATACAGCTCCGCCCATGAGAAAATTACCCTTTTCTTTGAGCTCTTTAAGGTTATCTAAATGATGCGGACGTACATCCATGCGGCGCTGCAAAGCACCCTCATCTGTATAATCATAACCTGTGACCAGATATTGCTTCATAATTAGTGAATTAGTGATTTGTTATTGTTTCTTGTCGGGGTCAAAGGTGATCTTCCAACTTATTCCAAATTTGTCGACAAGCATTCCATAATGGGTACTCCAAAAAGTTGGGCCTATAGGCATAACAGCCTGCCCTCCGACAGCGAGCTCATTATATATGCGATAAGCTTCGGCCTGACTGATTGTGCTGATATAGAGATAAAAATTATTGGCAATTCCAGGTGTTAATCCTTCATAGGTTTCGATACTATCACAACCCATTATAACCGTATTCGGGGCGATTTGTAAAGAAGCATGCATTATTTTTTCATCAGCCGAAAGCGGGAATAATTTTTTATCAGTTTGCGGCACATCTTTATACCGACCCATAAACAGGATATCACCGCCAAAAACAACCTTATAAAAATGGAAGGCCTCTTCGCAATTATCTTTAAAAACCAGGTAAGGATTTAACGTTGTCATCTTTTTTGATTTCTATATTATTACACTCGAAGAGTAAACCTAATATTTAAAAAATTGCAAATCCCACAAAAAAATTACACGAATAATCCATTTCAGTGTACTACTTTCGGTTTACACTTATCCAACAGGCAACAGACTGTTCTGTTTGCCTAACTACTGTAAAACTATATATTTAAATTTCCTGCCTGACCAGATCGGTATCTGAAAAAATTAAAAAATTCTATTTTAAATAAACTTTATAAATGTAAATTTGACAATTTTTACAATATTTGTTTTTTCCAAATTACTAACCTGAAATAATGAAGAATACTTTGCAGCAGGAATTTACTAAACTTTATCATAAAGAGGCCGACGCCACCTATTTTTCTCCCGGTCGCGTAAATCTTATTGGCGAACATATCGACTACAACGGAGGCCTGGTTATGCCATGCGCCATCACTTTTGGCACTTACCTGTTAATATCGCCTAATGAAGATAGCGTTTTTCGTTTCAGGAGTTTAAACTTTACCGATCAGGGCGATATCCCGGTTCAGCAGCGCTATGAAAAAACAGGCGACGAATGGTTCTATTTTCCTATTGGAGTAATAGATCATTTTGGTAAAGATGGACACCAGTTAAAAGGCCTGGACATGCTTTTTTATGGCGATATCCCTATTGGCTCTGGCTTGTCGTCATCAGCCTCTATCGAGGTGGTTACAGCTTATGCTCTTAATGATATTTTCGGTTGTGATTACAGCAAACTCGATCTGGTGAAATTGTCAAAATCTGTCGAAAATAATTTCATTGGTGTAAACAGCGGCATTATGGATCAGTTTGCCGTTGCCTTTGGCGAAAAGAACAAGGCCCTGATGCTGAACTGTGACACACTGGATTATCAGGCGGTTGACAGCAACCTGGGCGACCACGTGCTGGCCATCATCAACACCAACAAACCTCGCAAACTGGCCGAATCAAAATATAACGAACGTGTACAGGAATGCCAGGAAGCATTAAAAGCCCTACAACAGGAACTGGATATCAATTACCTGTGCGATATTAACGCCGAAACTTTCGCTAAATATCAGCACCTGATCACCAATCCAGTGGTACTCAATCGCGCCAAACACGTTATTGAAGAAAATGATCGCGTAAAACTGGCTGCCGTTGCGTTGGCTGCTAATAATTTACAGGAATTTGGCAGACTGATGTACGCCTCGCACGATTCATTGCGTGATTTGTACGAAGTAAGCGGCGCTGAACTGGATGCCGTGGCCGAATACAGCAAAACCAACCCAAATGTAGCCGGAGCCCGCATGACCGGCGCAGGTTTTGGCGGTTGCGCTATAGCCTTGGTTAAAGCCGATGCATTTGATAATTACAGCGCCGAAATAACCGAATATTACACTGAAAAAATTGGCTACGCCCCATCGGTATACAGTTCGCTGATCGGTAACGGTGTAGGATTGCTGAATTTACTGGTACAATAGTTCATTGGGTATTCAGTCATTAGGTCATTGCCATGAATCGGATAATTTGTACACCGGCCATTATTCTTATTTTTGCCGGCTAATGGATTTGTTCATTGACCTCATTGGATAAGAATTTTCAAACTAACCAATGACCTAATGACTGAATAACCCAATGAATCAATTATGCGCAAATTAAAATTGGATGAGCTGAACCGGGCTTCGGTTGATGAATTTAAGGCACAGGATAAATTGCCTGTAGCCGTTGTACTGGACAATGTGCGCAGCATGCACAACATTGGTTCTATTTTCCGCACCTCGGATGGTTTCGCGGTAGAGCAGATCTGTCTTTGCGGTATCACCGCCCAGCCCCCGCACCGCGAAATTGAAAAAACTGCTCTCGGCGCTACACAATCCGTTAACTGGACCTATTATGAAACCCCATTACAGGCTGTAGAACAGCTACGCAAAGATGGCTACCACATTATAGCCGTGGAGCAGGCTGAAAACAGCACCATGCTTAATGAATTTACTCCACTCGACAATGAAAAATATGCCCTCATATTTGGCAATGAAGTAAACGGAGTAAGCGACGAGGTGATGCAAAACATCGACGCCTGCATCGAGATACCACAGTTTGGCACCAAACACTCTTTCAACATCGTTGTATCGGCAGGGATAGTCCTTTGGGACTTTTTTGCTAAGATGGCTATGTGAGGTCGTTATTTTATGGCCGTTCAATTCCCTTCCCACGGGAGGGGTGCGATGGATGGCGCATAAAGGCAGGGAGGGGTTTAGCCAGCGTGGCAATCTCCTCGCGTTCATGTATGCGAGGAGATTGCTTCGTCGTTCCTCCTCGCAATGACATATATAGAAAAAACTCAAATAATCACCACCAACCGCTTACCTCCATCCACTTCCATACCCCAAAGCTCTGCAATG encodes:
- a CDS encoding aldo/keto reductase, yielding MANTFEKTFTLGGDYTINRLGYGAMRITGQGIWGPPKDKDECIRVLKRAVELGVNFIDTADSYGPNVSEELIAEALAPYPAGLIIGTKGGFLRTGPNQWNIDSSPAHLQEALEGSLKRLKQDSIDLYQLHRIDPNIPAEKTFEFLQKAQREGKIKHIGLSEVSVDQIKHAQQFFEVVSVQNMYSVDNRKWEAELQYTREQNIAFIPWYPLGGGNVKGEQILQGVADKYSATIHQVALSWLLHHSPNILLIPGTSTVEHLEENMKAADIKLDDADLLILEGLKDTK
- a CDS encoding DUF6526 family protein, which gives rise to MNLGARIFGAKSKDINLVVSFAQKQTMASQNLTNHKRTVIGFHYLLSAMLIFGLIVSVVNVVLQWHSANLLSALLILLLFGCCLLMSLFIRMFPLKAQDRAIRAEEGLRYFILTRKPMDSRLTIAQIAALRFAPDDELIPLIEKAIAENLSASEIKQAIKNWRADHYRV
- a CDS encoding RNA methyltransferase — encoded protein: MRKLKLDELNRASVDEFKAQDKLPVAVVLDNVRSMHNIGSIFRTSDGFAVEQICLCGITAQPPHREIEKTALGATQSVNWTYYETPLQAVEQLRKDGYHIIAVEQAENSTMLNEFTPLDNEKYALIFGNEVNGVSDEVMQNIDACIEIPQFGTKHSFNIVVSAGIVLWDFFAKMAM
- a CDS encoding VOC family protein, producing the protein MTTLNPYLVFKDNCEEAFHFYKVVFGGDILFMGRYKDVPQTDKKLFPLSADEKIMHASLQIAPNTVIMGCDSIETYEGLTPGIANNFYLYISTISQAEAYRIYNELAVGGQAVMPIGPTFWSTHYGMLVDKFGISWKITFDPDKKQ
- a CDS encoding YciI family protein, which translates into the protein MKQYLVTGYDYTDEGALQRRMDVRPHHLDNLKELKEKGNFLMGGAVLNDDGNMIGSVMIMQFETDEALEAWRQSDPYITQKIWESVDVKPFKVAVVG
- a CDS encoding galactokinase, with product MKNTLQQEFTKLYHKEADATYFSPGRVNLIGEHIDYNGGLVMPCAITFGTYLLISPNEDSVFRFRSLNFTDQGDIPVQQRYEKTGDEWFYFPIGVIDHFGKDGHQLKGLDMLFYGDIPIGSGLSSSASIEVVTAYALNDIFGCDYSKLDLVKLSKSVENNFIGVNSGIMDQFAVAFGEKNKALMLNCDTLDYQAVDSNLGDHVLAIINTNKPRKLAESKYNERVQECQEALKALQQELDINYLCDINAETFAKYQHLITNPVVLNRAKHVIEENDRVKLAAVALAANNLQEFGRLMYASHDSLRDLYEVSGAELDAVAEYSKTNPNVAGARMTGAGFGGCAIALVKADAFDNYSAEITEYYTEKIGYAPSVYSSLIGNGVGLLNLLVQ